The Triticum aestivum cultivar Chinese Spring chromosome 3A, IWGSC CS RefSeq v2.1, whole genome shotgun sequence genome includes a region encoding these proteins:
- the LOC123062474 gene encoding thiol protease SEN102, translated as MARAIVLAATMAAAALFMLLAAAPAPASAVDFGEHDLASEDSLWALYERWREQHTVARDLTEKARRFNVFRENVRLIHEFNRGDAPYKLRLNRFGDMTADEFRRAYASSRVSHHRMFSRKEGGGGFMHESARDVPPSVDWRQKGAVTAVKDQGQCGSCWAFSTIAAVEGVNAIRTKNLTSLSEQQLVDCDTKSNAGCNGGLMDYAFQYIAKHGGVAAEDAYPYKARQASSCNKKPSAVVTIDGYEDVPANDEAALKKAVAAQPVAVAIEASGSHFQFYSEGVFAGKCGTELDHGVTAVGYGATVDGTKYWIVKNSWGPEWGEKGYIRMKRDVEDKEGLCGIAMEASYPVKTSANPKHAGAHDEL; from the coding sequence ATGGCGAGAGCGATCGTGCTTgcggccaccatggccgcggccGCGCTGTTCATGCTGCTGGCCGCCGCGCCAGCGCCGGCGAGCGCCGTGGATTTCGGCGAGCACGACCTGGCGTCGGAGGACTCCCTGTGGGCGCTGTACGAGCGCTGGAGGGAGCAGCACACGGTGGCGCGCGACCTCACCGAGAAGGCCCGCCGCTTCAACGTCTTCAGGGAGAACGTCCGCCTCATCCACGAGTTCAACCGCGGCGACGCCCCCTACAAGCTCCGCCTCAACCGCTTCGGCGACATGACCGCCGACGAGTTCCGCCGCGCCTACGCCTCCTCCCGCGTCTCCCACCACCGCATGTTCAGCCGtaaggagggtggcggcggcttcATGCACGAGAGCGCTCGGGACGTGCCGCCTTCGGTGGACTGGCGGCAGAAGGGCGCGGTGACCGCCGTGAAGGACCAGGGACAGTGCGGCAGCTGCTGGGCTTTCTCGACGATCGCGGCCGTGGAGGGCGTCAACGCGATCCGCACCAAGAACCTCACGTCTCTGTCCGAGCAGCAGCTCGTGGACTGCGACACCAAGTCCAACGCCGGCTGCAACGGCGGCCTCATGGACTACGCCTTCCAGTACATCGCCAAGCACGGCGGGGTGGCCGCCGAGGACGCGTACCCCTACAAGGCCCGGCAGGCCTCCTCCTGCAACAAGAAGCCGTCTGCCGTGGTCACCATCGACGGGTACGAGGACGTTCCGGCCAACGACGAAGCGGCGCTGAAGAAGGCGGTGGCCGCGCAGCCGGTGGCTGTGGCCATCGAGGCTAGCGGGTCGCACTTCCAGTTCTACTCGGAGGGGGTGTTCGCGGGCAAGTGCGGGACGGAGCTGGACCATGGCGTGACGGCGGTGGGGTACGGCGCCACCGTGGACGGCACCAAGTACTGGATCGTGAAGAACTCGTGGGGGCCGGAGTGGGGCGAGAAGGGGTACATCCGCATGAAGCGCGATGTGGAAGACAAGGAGGGGCTCTGCGGCATCGCCATGGAGGCATCCTACCCCGTCAAGACCTCAGCCAACCCGAAGCATGCCGGTGCCCATGACGAGCTCTGA